The proteins below come from a single Gemmatimonadota bacterium genomic window:
- a CDS encoding DNA-binding protein, protein MTPQSDTTHPNAEAFPHGVSGPVLRALAHAGIRSMAQLAQRTEASVAALHGMGPKAIRILTAGLADQGRKFRRD, encoded by the coding sequence ATGACTCCACAATCTGACACCACCCATCCGAACGCCGAAGCATTTCCCCACGGCGTGAGCGGCCCCGTGCTCCGCGCACTCGCGCACGCAGGCATTCGTTCGATGGCGCAGCTCGCGCAGCGCACCGAAGCGTCGGTGGCCGCGCTACACGGCATGGGGCCGAAGGCGATTCGCATCCTGACCGCTGGGCTCGCGGATCAGGGAAGAAAATTTCGGCGCGATTAA
- a CDS encoding CDP-alcohol phosphatidyltransferase family protein, with amino-acid sequence MTPTRWNIPNALSAARLLGVPVLFLLVDHRPVTAFATLYAILGLTDYLDGKLARAWNQTSAFGSMLDAVADIAYYVSTAYFAVRLFPNYVTPNIPYIVGCLVLYLALVFVSKARVGRIVLPHTHLSRAAGVLVVVTLFASFLIDTTWAFRGVIALYGISFVEQIAMVWLYGDVPLDTRSILWLRRGRSHAATGARPT; translated from the coding sequence GTGACTCCCACGCGGTGGAATATTCCCAACGCTCTCTCCGCCGCGCGACTCCTCGGCGTGCCGGTGCTGTTCCTACTCGTGGATCATCGGCCGGTCACGGCATTCGCCACACTCTACGCGATCCTCGGGCTCACCGACTATCTCGACGGCAAACTCGCCCGCGCCTGGAACCAGACCTCGGCGTTCGGCTCGATGCTCGACGCCGTCGCCGACATTGCCTACTACGTATCCACCGCGTATTTCGCCGTACGGCTCTTTCCTAACTACGTCACGCCAAACATTCCATACATCGTTGGATGTCTGGTGCTGTACTTGGCGCTAGTTTTTGTGTCGAAGGCACGCGTCGGTCGCATCGTCCTGCCGCACACCCATCTGAGTCGCGCGGCGGGCGTGCTGGTCGTGGTGACGCTGTTTGCGTCCTTCCTCATCGACACCACGTGGGCCTTTCGCGGCGTGATCGCGCTCTACGGAATTTCATTCGTGGAGCAGATCGCGATGGTGTGGCTGTACGGCGACGTACCGCTCGACACCCGCAGCATCCTCTGGTTGCGGCGTGGCCGGTCGCACGCGGCGACCGGCGCACGCCCCACCTAG
- a CDS encoding TrpB-like pyridoxal phosphate-dependent enzyme, which produces MSERRQFLLDENQIPKTWYNINADLPVPPQPVLHPGTMEPVTPDFLGVLLPMSLIMQEISTERYIDIPEPVRDIYRLWRPTPMLRAVRLEKMLDTPAHIYYKYEGVSPVGSHKPNTAVAQAFYNKEAGTKAMVTETGAGQWGSAMAMACNFFDIDLEVFMVKISHTQKPYRRIIMENFGAQVYASPTDRTHAGRAVLARDPENAGTLGLTISEAVETVAMSGGAKKYSAGSSLGHVLMHQTVIGQEALQQMEMAGEYPDFVIACAGGGSNFAGFAYPFVHQNLTAGKKSRIIAVEPASCPSMTRGVYAYDWADLAGTAPIVKMHTLGHTFMPPDIHAGGLRYHGMAPSVSALVHNGDIEARAVHQLETFAAAVQFSKAEGIIPAPESAHAIRVAIDEALVCKQTGEKKVIAFNLSGHGHFDMMAYQAYNRGQLQDYEYPKELVAEALSSLPKVPA; this is translated from the coding sequence GTGAGCGAACGGCGTCAGTTTCTCTTGGACGAAAATCAGATTCCCAAGACGTGGTACAACATCAACGCTGACCTGCCCGTGCCACCGCAGCCGGTGCTGCACCCAGGCACGATGGAGCCGGTCACGCCTGATTTCTTAGGCGTGCTGTTGCCCATGAGTTTGATCATGCAAGAAATCAGCACCGAGCGCTATATCGATATTCCCGAACCCGTGCGGGACATCTATCGCTTGTGGCGGCCCACGCCGATGCTGCGCGCCGTGCGTTTGGAGAAGATGCTCGATACACCCGCGCACATTTATTACAAGTACGAAGGCGTGTCCCCCGTGGGATCGCATAAGCCCAATACGGCGGTGGCGCAGGCGTTCTATAATAAGGAAGCGGGCACCAAGGCGATGGTCACAGAGACTGGTGCTGGCCAGTGGGGATCGGCGATGGCGATGGCGTGCAACTTTTTTGATATCGACCTTGAAGTCTTCATGGTGAAGATCAGTCACACGCAGAAGCCGTATCGCCGCATCATCATGGAAAACTTCGGCGCGCAGGTGTATGCGAGCCCCACCGATCGCACGCATGCGGGCCGCGCGGTGTTGGCGCGAGACCCCGAAAATGCCGGCACGCTCGGCCTTACAATCTCAGAAGCCGTTGAGACGGTGGCTATGAGCGGCGGAGCCAAGAAATACTCGGCCGGCTCGTCGCTCGGCCACGTGCTGATGCATCAAACGGTGATCGGCCAAGAAGCGCTGCAGCAGATGGAAATGGCTGGCGAGTATCCAGACTTTGTGATTGCGTGCGCCGGTGGCGGTTCAAACTTTGCCGGCTTTGCGTATCCGTTTGTCCATCAGAATCTGACGGCGGGGAAGAAGAGTCGGATCATTGCGGTCGAACCGGCGTCTTGCCCGAGCATGACGCGCGGCGTTTATGCATACGACTGGGCCGACCTCGCTGGCACCGCGCCCATCGTGAAGATGCACACGCTCGGACACACGTTCATGCCGCCCGACATTCATGCCGGTGGCCTGCGCTACCATGGCATGGCGCCCAGCGTGAGCGCGCTCGTGCATAACGGCGACATCGAGGCGCGCGCGGTCCATCAATTGGAGACCTTCGCGGCGGCCGTGCAGTTCTCAAAGGCCGAGGGAATTATTCCCGCGCCCGAGAGCGCACATGCCATTCGTGTTGCGATCGATGAAGCGCTGGTCTGTAAGCAGACGGGTGAGAAGAAAGTGATTGCGTTCAATCTCTCCGGTCACGGCCACTTCGATATGATGGCATATCAGGCCTACAACCGCGGGCAGTTGCAGGATTACGAGTATCCCAAAGAGCTGGTGGCCGAAGCGCTGTCGTCGCTGCCGAAAGTTCCGGCGTAG
- a CDS encoding AAA family ATPase — translation MTEWLQSVRLAEYAALFAEHEITLDVLPHLTESDINGLGLPIGPRRRLLVEIQALAAAAQPAAIVERTAPLKELDSAPSSAERRQLTVMFCDLVGSTALAEHLDPEELHALMQTYRAACGAVVARYEGHVAQYLGDGLMVYFGWPVAHEDDAERGVRSALEMVEAVRQIRAARPLAVRIGLATGQVVVGDTSQDNAEARLAVGETPNLAARLQALAAPHEIVIAPTTRRLVVDAFDLTDLGARELKGVAQPVPVWRVDAARRTEGRFKAAHGGMQLAPLVGREEESTLLERRWRQASANDGQVVLIGGQAGIGKSRLTQGLRERMTGPCTEIHYQCSPYHLNSPLHPFIEQIEGAAGFARDDAAEQRLNKLEGSLVGDAAQIAQTAPLLAAALSLPVDRYPPLALSPQKRKERTLEAIAGQIEALALQGPVLMVVEDVHWIDPTSQELLELLVPKLRQLPVLLVMTHRPEYVPVWATHPNVTSITLNRLGRAQGALLVGAVTSGRALPPDVLDEILARTDGVPLFVEELTRSVLESGLLLEDGDHYTLQGPLSALEIPASLRDSLMARLDRLGAVKELAQIGACIGREFSHDLLASVSPLLAEPLAAALERLVEAGLVTQRDVAPFATYTFKHALVQDAAYESLLKSRRSALHAKIAFVLEHEFVDRVNNTPEWLAHHHTQAGNLAPAIPLWRKAGTMAVSRVALKEAVAHFQNGLSLIDQLPPSEERDRLELTIREPLNAAWTGLRGWAAAEVGVNAAAILKLAESQRNAQSVLLAIWWVWTSTITQGRIADSLPWVERLVAEGRESDDIDLKMFGHATAMVQYFLHGDLLESRAETDKALALHDPRRSQRWIQLTGHDLRTFVEVYACQLIWMLGYPEQAERMSETSTAHARADGHAFGLVWALTFSAYVFAYRREPARFMERVDEADRLAREQGLAFISEVSAPQARGIAALQNGEFSDAIVLLRRGLERWTRTGGNVRVPFVKSALAEAVARQGNLDAALELIDECLAQIDRQSGQERLWLAEVLRLKGWMLMRQERYDEAESQLRASIDCAHSQHAKSWELRGATTLAGLIATQGRRDEARAILAPVYAWFTEGFGTKDLTEAKALLDELSS, via the coding sequence ATGACCGAATGGCTACAGTCTGTGCGCCTCGCGGAATACGCGGCGCTCTTTGCCGAACACGAAATCACGCTCGACGTGCTCCCGCATCTCACCGAGTCCGACATCAACGGACTCGGCTTGCCCATCGGTCCGCGCCGTCGACTGCTGGTGGAAATTCAGGCGCTCGCCGCTGCCGCTCAGCCGGCGGCGATCGTCGAGCGTACCGCGCCACTCAAAGAACTCGACTCCGCACCAAGCAGCGCCGAGCGGCGCCAGCTCACGGTGATGTTCTGCGATCTCGTGGGCTCTACGGCACTCGCCGAACACCTCGATCCCGAAGAACTGCACGCGCTGATGCAAACGTATCGCGCCGCCTGCGGTGCCGTCGTCGCACGCTATGAAGGACATGTGGCGCAGTATCTGGGCGACGGCTTGATGGTCTACTTCGGTTGGCCCGTGGCGCACGAAGATGACGCCGAACGCGGGGTGCGCTCGGCGCTGGAAATGGTGGAGGCGGTGCGGCAGATTCGAGCGGCGCGTCCACTCGCGGTGCGCATCGGTCTCGCCACTGGCCAAGTCGTCGTGGGCGATACGAGCCAAGACAACGCCGAAGCGAGACTCGCCGTGGGAGAGACGCCGAACCTGGCGGCACGCCTCCAAGCACTCGCGGCACCGCACGAAATCGTCATCGCGCCCACCACACGCCGCCTCGTGGTTGATGCCTTTGACCTAACCGACCTCGGCGCGCGCGAACTCAAGGGAGTCGCACAGCCGGTGCCGGTGTGGCGCGTGGATGCCGCTCGTCGCACAGAAGGGCGCTTCAAAGCAGCGCACGGTGGTATGCAATTGGCGCCGCTGGTAGGTCGTGAAGAAGAGAGCACCCTGCTGGAGCGCCGCTGGCGTCAGGCGAGCGCCAACGATGGGCAAGTCGTGCTGATTGGCGGACAGGCCGGCATTGGCAAATCGCGACTCACGCAAGGATTGCGCGAGCGCATGACTGGGCCCTGCACCGAAATCCATTACCAGTGCTCGCCCTACCACCTCAACTCGCCGCTACATCCGTTTATTGAGCAGATCGAAGGCGCGGCGGGCTTTGCGCGCGACGATGCCGCGGAACAGCGCCTCAATAAACTGGAAGGGTCGCTCGTAGGTGACGCGGCCCAGATTGCGCAAACGGCCCCCTTATTGGCCGCTGCACTCTCACTGCCGGTGGATCGCTATCCGCCGTTGGCACTCTCGCCGCAGAAGCGGAAAGAGAGAACGCTCGAGGCAATCGCTGGGCAAATCGAAGCGCTCGCGTTGCAGGGCCCGGTGCTGATGGTGGTGGAAGACGTCCACTGGATTGACCCGACGAGCCAGGAATTGCTCGAGCTACTGGTGCCGAAGCTGCGGCAGCTTCCCGTGTTGCTGGTGATGACGCATCGACCGGAGTACGTGCCCGTGTGGGCTACGCACCCCAACGTGACCAGCATCACGCTCAACCGACTCGGGCGAGCCCAAGGGGCGTTGCTCGTCGGCGCCGTCACCTCTGGCCGCGCCCTACCACCAGACGTGCTCGACGAGATTCTGGCGCGCACCGACGGTGTGCCTCTGTTCGTGGAAGAGTTGACCCGTTCGGTGCTTGAGTCGGGACTGCTACTTGAGGACGGCGATCACTACACGCTGCAGGGGCCGCTGTCCGCGTTGGAAATTCCCGCCTCACTGCGCGACTCGCTCATGGCGCGCCTCGACCGACTCGGCGCCGTCAAAGAACTCGCGCAGATTGGCGCGTGCATTGGACGGGAGTTTTCGCACGATCTACTTGCCAGTGTCTCGCCGTTGCTTGCCGAGCCGCTCGCGGCCGCACTCGAACGTCTGGTTGAGGCCGGGCTAGTGACGCAACGCGATGTGGCGCCATTCGCGACCTACACGTTCAAGCACGCCTTGGTGCAGGACGCCGCTTATGAATCGCTGCTCAAAAGCCGGCGGAGCGCACTGCACGCGAAGATTGCGTTTGTGTTGGAGCATGAGTTCGTCGATCGTGTGAACAACACCCCGGAGTGGCTCGCGCACCACCACACGCAGGCTGGGAATCTCGCCCCGGCCATTCCGCTCTGGCGCAAAGCGGGCACCATGGCGGTCAGCCGCGTAGCGCTGAAAGAAGCCGTGGCGCACTTCCAGAACGGGTTGTCGCTGATTGATCAGTTGCCGCCGTCCGAAGAGCGCGATCGACTGGAACTCACAATCCGCGAACCACTCAACGCCGCGTGGACCGGTTTACGCGGTTGGGCCGCCGCCGAGGTTGGCGTCAATGCGGCGGCGATTCTCAAACTCGCCGAGAGTCAACGGAATGCGCAAAGTGTGCTCTTGGCCATCTGGTGGGTGTGGACGAGCACAATCACGCAGGGTCGCATCGCTGACTCGCTTCCGTGGGTAGAGCGGCTGGTCGCGGAGGGGCGAGAGTCCGATGACATCGACCTCAAGATGTTCGGCCATGCCACGGCGATGGTGCAGTACTTTCTGCACGGCGACCTGCTCGAGTCGCGCGCGGAAACAGATAAAGCGCTCGCACTACACGACCCGCGTCGTTCCCAGCGTTGGATTCAGCTCACGGGGCACGATCTTCGCACCTTCGTGGAAGTGTACGCCTGCCAGCTGATCTGGATGCTGGGCTATCCGGAGCAGGCGGAGCGGATGAGCGAAACGAGCACGGCGCATGCGCGCGCCGACGGCCATGCGTTTGGGCTTGTATGGGCGCTCACCTTCAGCGCGTACGTCTTTGCGTATCGTCGCGAGCCGGCGCGGTTTATGGAGCGCGTGGATGAAGCCGACCGCCTGGCGCGCGAGCAAGGGCTCGCGTTCATCTCTGAGGTTTCCGCGCCACAGGCGCGCGGGATAGCCGCGCTCCAGAATGGTGAGTTCAGTGACGCCATCGTGCTCCTGCGACGCGGGCTTGAACGGTGGACGAGAACCGGTGGCAATGTTCGCGTGCCATTCGTGAAGTCTGCGCTGGCGGAGGCGGTGGCGCGTCAGGGCAACCTCGACGCCGCGTTGGAGTTGATCGACGAATGCCTGGCGCAGATCGATCGACAGTCGGGACAGGAGCGGTTGTGGCTCGCGGAAGTCTTACGTCTCAAGGGCTGGATGCTGATGCGCCAAGAGCGATACGACGAAGCCGAGTCGCAGTTGCGCGCGTCCATTGACTGCGCGCATAGCCAGCATGCCAAGTCATGGGAGCTGCGCGGCGCCACGACGTTGGCGGGATTGATAGCAACGCAGGGACGGCGCGACGAAGCGCGCGCCATTCTTGCCCCCGTTTATGCGTGGTTCACCGAAGGCTTCGGCACCAAGGACCTGACGGAGGCAAAAGCCTTACTCGACGAACTTTCCTCGTGA
- a CDS encoding ferritin-like domain-containing protein, which translates to MSSRSDRHVLRPTPATAAQKSLAASKNAGSKARLPKLPPKPEEMTWRDYLIMLLHIGAELEHALMVEYLYAAYSLGGDDAAKHDDRVREWRDTILTVAREEMGHLITVQNLLLLVGGPVSFERRDYPWSSPFYPFEFRLERLSLKSLACYVYAEMPRTLVTPADKKVRRDVVKLVGPDAPTVGEIYDRIIEVIGNEKLIPDSMFNADSYAFQSTWDEWGRGYRPPNHQPYAKHPEIPPAHERKTRVIVTQMATRTEALDALRDIAGQGEAEHLRSDAKMEESHFDRFARIFREYQAILKKDPKWSPSRPVPENPYAGEAEYAPEGTTAVSNPASMAWASLFNVRYRILLSLLTYTFRIPRDAPESAKLRRASMLARTFGEMYNLKAVAGVLVRLPLAGPRGVKRAGPPFQLPYTLTPPLPEANYWRLHLDLLDASKELAESLLDSKRHHTADAPTDGTRYLHAMLEADHASRTWIEGILAGIDFSRRLLA; encoded by the coding sequence ATGTCCTCACGTAGCGATCGCCACGTTCTCCGGCCAACGCCGGCGACCGCGGCCCAGAAGTCCTTGGCCGCCTCGAAGAACGCTGGGAGCAAAGCTCGACTGCCCAAGCTCCCACCCAAGCCGGAAGAAATGACGTGGCGTGATTATCTCATCATGCTCCTGCATATCGGCGCCGAGCTCGAGCACGCGCTCATGGTGGAGTACCTCTACGCTGCATACTCGCTCGGCGGGGACGATGCCGCAAAGCACGACGACCGCGTACGCGAGTGGCGCGACACCATCCTCACCGTGGCGCGCGAAGAAATGGGGCACCTCATCACGGTGCAAAACCTCCTGCTGCTTGTTGGCGGCCCGGTGAGTTTTGAACGGCGCGACTATCCGTGGAGCAGCCCGTTCTATCCGTTTGAGTTTCGTTTGGAGCGGCTCTCGCTCAAGTCGCTCGCGTGCTACGTCTACGCGGAGATGCCTCGCACGCTCGTCACACCCGCCGACAAAAAGGTCCGGCGCGATGTGGTGAAACTCGTCGGCCCCGACGCCCCCACGGTGGGCGAGATCTACGATCGTATTATTGAAGTGATCGGCAATGAAAAATTGATTCCAGATTCGATGTTCAACGCGGACTCATACGCGTTTCAGTCCACATGGGACGAGTGGGGACGCGGCTACCGGCCGCCGAACCACCAGCCGTATGCCAAGCATCCAGAAATCCCGCCGGCGCACGAGCGCAAGACACGCGTCATCGTCACGCAAATGGCGACGCGCACCGAAGCACTCGACGCGCTCCGTGACATCGCCGGACAAGGAGAAGCCGAGCATCTGCGCTCGGATGCGAAGATGGAAGAGTCGCACTTCGATCGCTTTGCGCGGATCTTCCGCGAGTATCAGGCCATTCTGAAGAAAGACCCCAAGTGGTCGCCGAGTCGCCCGGTGCCTGAGAATCCGTACGCGGGCGAAGCCGAGTATGCACCAGAAGGCACGACGGCCGTTTCGAATCCGGCCTCGATGGCCTGGGCAAGCCTCTTCAACGTCCGCTATCGGATTCTGCTCTCGCTGCTCACGTACACGTTCCGTATTCCCCGAGACGCGCCGGAGTCCGCCAAGCTACGGCGCGCATCCATGCTGGCTCGCACCTTTGGGGAGATGTACAACCTCAAGGCGGTCGCCGGTGTGCTCGTGCGGTTGCCACTCGCTGGGCCTAGGGGCGTGAAACGGGCGGGGCCGCCCTTCCAACTCCCCTACACGCTCACGCCTCCGCTACCGGAAGCGAACTATTGGCGCCTGCATCTCGATCTGCTCGACGCCAGCAAGGAGCTCGCCGAGAGTTTGCTCGACTCCAAGCGACACCACACAGCAGACGCGCCAACAGACGGCACACGGTATCTGCACGCCATGCTCGAGGCCGACCACGCGTCGAGAACGTGGATTGAAGGCATTCTCGCTGGCATCGACTTCAGTCGGAGGTTGCTCGCATGA
- a CDS encoding radical SAM protein, whose product MDASSPRSPAAHLLSSEAGRHLFVPDGSRLFDADASLFAQFEAAIDRGHADALLDDVGLRGTPFIDDEPLTAPPLHALSLAIAQKCNLGCTYCYAQQGEFGGTARNMAREAAEQAVNLLVGGAEPGARLNLAFLGGEPLANRALLQETTRRAAMLAAERNVTLGFSITTNGTLVTAADADFFEEFGFAVTISLDGPREAHDAQRPYKSGKGSFDRIMANLEPMFEKQRRMQVTARVTVTPRNMMLRQTLDEFVAAGFHTVGFSPLLRSPTGQGELERDDLEVMLGEMIDCGREFERRTVAGERYPFANMLNALREIERGTHRPYPCGAGAGYLGVSAEGELAACHRFVGDADGAMGTLAEGIDAARRATWLKERHVHQQEPCTQCWARYLCGGGCHHEVIARGRPACDYIRGWLHYSLGAYLRLTPYGLGYDPRVPREVA is encoded by the coding sequence ATGGACGCCTCGTCGCCTCGTTCGCCCGCGGCGCATCTGCTCAGCTCCGAAGCGGGGCGCCATCTCTTCGTTCCCGATGGAAGCCGACTCTTTGATGCCGACGCGAGCCTGTTCGCGCAGTTCGAGGCAGCCATCGACAGGGGTCACGCCGATGCGCTGCTCGATGACGTGGGATTGCGTGGCACGCCGTTCATTGACGACGAGCCGCTGACGGCGCCACCGCTGCACGCCCTCTCGCTCGCCATCGCCCAGAAGTGCAATCTGGGATGTACCTACTGCTATGCACAGCAGGGAGAGTTCGGTGGAACCGCGCGAAACATGGCACGCGAAGCCGCCGAGCAGGCGGTCAATCTGTTGGTGGGCGGTGCGGAGCCAGGCGCGCGACTGAATCTCGCCTTTTTGGGTGGTGAGCCGCTCGCCAATCGCGCGCTATTACAGGAGACGACGCGCCGAGCGGCGATGTTGGCGGCGGAACGGAACGTGACGCTCGGGTTCTCCATTACGACCAACGGAACACTGGTCACTGCGGCGGACGCCGATTTCTTTGAAGAGTTCGGTTTTGCCGTGACCATCAGCCTCGACGGACCGCGCGAGGCACACGACGCGCAACGTCCATACAAAAGTGGTAAGGGAAGCTTCGACCGCATTATGGCGAACCTCGAGCCTATGTTCGAGAAACAGCGCCGGATGCAGGTCACCGCCCGTGTAACGGTCACGCCGCGCAACATGATGTTGCGGCAGACACTCGATGAGTTCGTCGCCGCTGGTTTTCACACGGTGGGATTTTCCCCGCTCCTGCGCTCGCCCACCGGCCAGGGTGAATTGGAACGCGACGATCTTGAAGTGATGCTCGGCGAGATGATCGATTGCGGCCGGGAATTTGAACGCCGCACCGTGGCCGGCGAACGGTATCCGTTCGCGAACATGCTCAACGCGCTGCGCGAAATCGAACGCGGCACGCATCGGCCCTATCCCTGCGGCGCTGGCGCTGGCTACCTCGGCGTGTCCGCGGAAGGCGAACTGGCAGCCTGTCATCGATTTGTTGGGGACGCCGATGGTGCGATGGGCACGCTTGCAGAAGGAATAGATGCGGCTCGACGCGCCACGTGGCTGAAGGAGCGGCACGTGCATCAGCAGGAGCCGTGCACGCAGTGCTGGGCGCGCTATCTCTGCGGGGGCGGCTGTCACCACGAAGTCATCGCTCGTGGCCGGCCGGCCTGCGACTACATTCGCGGCTGGCTACACTACTCGCTCGGCGCCTATCTCCGGCTCACGCCGTACGGACTCGGATACGACCCACGTGTTCCGCGCGAGGTAGCGTAG
- a CDS encoding NAD(P)/FAD-dependent oxidoreductase, translating to MTRVTTEIVVVGAGPAGCVFATRMAQLGYDVVLIERARFPRSHVGESLSPGVMPMLALMGSAAIIEAVGFPRVSNVSTNWEGTEAVRHDPRAQGMLVERGAFDAALLARAHAVGVRVLQPAQVREHERTPNGWRLNVDVPAESMELHARFLADGTGRSARFGGRRRTMGPRTIAIHGYWTGTKLPDQPRIEAGEREWYWGVPIPDGSYNTLVFVDAERFRAEPGVPLDNRLRALLGESLLMRDTRGAILRAPARAADATPYVDDDCVSAHHIRVGDAALAIDPLSSSGVQKAIQSALAGAIVVNTLLRRPESTDAALTFYRESLQESAVRHRLWAGSHYATAAARFSDAFWHDRASNADVMAAAPSMMPAVAPIADDVPLQLSPMTVWDDVPCLGEQYVERKRALRHPLLDGPVAYVGGQELAPLLREMPSGLTALELAQVWSRAMPTSVGHSVARWLVGHGVLEPLTDVSGSIRPASTHT from the coding sequence ATGACGCGCGTCACCACGGAGATCGTCGTCGTCGGCGCCGGACCCGCAGGATGCGTCTTTGCAACGCGAATGGCGCAACTCGGCTACGACGTCGTATTGATTGAGCGCGCGCGCTTTCCACGGTCGCACGTCGGGGAATCATTGAGTCCCGGCGTGATGCCGATGCTCGCGTTGATGGGATCGGCCGCGATTATCGAAGCCGTGGGTTTTCCGCGCGTCAGCAACGTGAGTACAAACTGGGAGGGCACGGAGGCGGTCCGTCACGATCCGCGCGCGCAAGGCATGCTCGTGGAGCGCGGCGCGTTCGATGCTGCCTTACTTGCGCGTGCACACGCGGTGGGGGTGCGCGTGCTGCAACCGGCGCAGGTTCGCGAACACGAGCGCACGCCGAATGGTTGGCGCCTCAACGTGGATGTTCCGGCCGAGTCGATGGAGCTTCACGCTCGTTTTCTTGCGGACGGCACCGGACGTTCCGCTCGATTTGGTGGACGGCGCCGCACGATGGGGCCGCGCACGATAGCAATTCACGGCTACTGGACCGGCACGAAACTTCCGGACCAGCCGCGCATTGAGGCCGGCGAACGTGAGTGGTATTGGGGCGTTCCGATTCCCGACGGGAGCTACAATACGCTGGTTTTTGTAGATGCCGAACGATTCCGCGCGGAACCCGGCGTTCCGCTCGATAATCGCCTCCGCGCGCTACTTGGTGAGTCTTTGCTGATGCGCGATACGCGGGGCGCAATACTCCGTGCGCCCGCGCGCGCCGCCGACGCCACGCCGTATGTCGATGACGACTGCGTCAGCGCGCATCACATCCGAGTGGGTGATGCGGCGCTCGCCATTGATCCGCTCTCGTCTAGTGGTGTGCAGAAGGCCATTCAGTCGGCGCTCGCTGGTGCGATTGTCGTCAATACGTTGTTGCGGCGTCCTGAATCCACAGATGCGGCCCTCACGTTCTACCGCGAAAGTCTTCAGGAGTCCGCCGTACGTCATCGACTGTGGGCCGGTAGTCACTATGCCACTGCGGCCGCGCGTTTTAGTGACGCGTTCTGGCACGACCGCGCTAGCAACGCCGACGTCATGGCGGCGGCACCGAGTATGATGCCGGCCGTCGCGCCAATTGCCGACGACGTACCGCTACAATTGTCGCCGATGACCGTGTGGGACGACGTGCCCTGCCTCGGCGAGCAGTACGTTGAGCGCAAGCGCGCGCTCCGCCATCCGTTGCTCGATGGGCCGGTGGCGTATGTTGGCGGTCAGGAGCTTGCCCCGCTTCTTCGTGAAATGCCGTCGGGGCTCACTGCTCTGGAACTCGCGCAGGTGTGGTCGCGTGCGATGCCGACCAGCGTGGGGCACTCGGTCGCGCGGTGGCTCGTGGGGCACGGAGTACTCGAGCCTCTGACAGACGTCAGCGGTTCTATACGTCCTGCTTCGACGCATACCTAA
- a CDS encoding DUF3830 family protein — protein sequence MTRIRIKAGPFEFFGQLEEIAAPRTCARFLQLLPYTNKVIHSRWSGEAVWIPLGDLDLGLEYENHTSHPSRGDILLHLGKFSETEFLFAYGSSCFASKVGQLAGNHFLTVIEGTEHFAAFGKLVLWEGAQDIEFSLA from the coding sequence ATGACCCGCATTCGCATTAAAGCCGGCCCCTTCGAGTTCTTTGGCCAGCTCGAAGAAATCGCCGCGCCGCGCACCTGCGCCCGTTTTCTACAACTCTTGCCCTACACCAACAAAGTCATCCACTCCCGCTGGAGCGGCGAGGCCGTTTGGATTCCACTCGGCGATCTCGACCTTGGACTCGAATACGAAAATCATACGAGCCATCCGTCGCGCGGCGATATCTTGCTGCACCTAGGCAAGTTCAGCGAGACCGAGTTTCTCTTTGCCTACGGCAGTTCCTGTTTTGCCAGCAAAGTTGGCCAGCTCGCCGGCAATCACTTTCTCACAGTGATTGAAGGCACTGAACACTTCGCGGCGTTCGGAAAGCTCGTGTTATGGGAGGGAGCGCAGGATATCGAGTTTTCGCTTGCCTGA